AAACAAATACGAAAATATGAACTTTGTGaaaacttatatatataaacaagaGTATACAGAAGAAGGAATAAAAGAATTGGAAAAAGATGCAAGGAGTGTAAAAGaaattgatgaaaataaaattcttAAGGATTTACCCGAATTTAAAAGAGGTAATAACTTTTTAAGTTTATCTGAACAATTagaattaaacaaaaataacaaaGGGAATACAACAAAAGAAAATCAAGACAATTCAAATCTATTAGATATCCCAAATctaaatgaagaaaatatagacTTATATGGAAATCATGaaatatttgataattacagttttgaaaaaattcaaGAAAGAGAAAAAGAAGTTgctaatgaatataaagaaGCAATAAAAGattatgttaaaaaaaaggaattaaaaaatataacatccCATGATGATATTTTGAAAGACGATATTAATCAtgactttaaaaaaataaaaaaagaaattattaataaaaaaaaaaataataatgagacaaaaacaaatgttaaagctataattaaaactacaaaaaaaaaaaacgataaCTCAAATtctgataataaaaatggtcAACATAAGGaattattgaaaaataatgaacagCCCCAACAAacttcttttcttttatctGGATATTCGGACAATTCAGATGATTAGCCACGCATACCATTGGGAACTTACACTTATGGCATTTGAATAGCATAGCATATAGCctgcttttttatttttctactttatcatttttctactttattatctttctgcttgataatttttctacTTTATTATCTTTCTTACTTTTTTGTGTGTACCATttctttccatttttagTTTTCCAACCGTTTCGCATTTCCACCATTGAGGGGAATGCAAATAAAACTCCCCATGCATTTTCacataatttgtttaaatattatatttcacAAAAAATGTCATAGCATAACCTTAGTTTACTTATTTTGCTATTTTATAccttttcaaaaaaatagaggGTTGATATGTTCACCTTgcatttgattattttgtatgGGCAACGTTTTATAaagtataattattttttttcatttttcatgCCATTTTTCATgccatttttaataattaaaaaatgaataaatttgGAAATGTACCAAATTgaacttattttttaaaattttgtgaaaaaaaacggtATGAGAAATATTGGGTATAAACGGTCaaggaaaaataattttaaatcaaGCCCCTTAATACGTAAGgaaaaaaacagaaaatatgttactgttattattattactacaattataatatacatttttttacatattctATTAGCTTATTTTTAGTGCGGTTTtaccaaaatatatattactcaataaaaattgaacaataattcattttagAAATAATTCAGTTAACTTCCCAAAGCGTTTTTAACGAAAACCTTTTTAGTAACAAATAGGGaatcaaaaatattcctattttctatatttcaCAATTATAGAAAACTATACAAGGATTATTGTACATTGGCACCGGGCTATTATTTCTTGTTTGCTCCCACTTTTCAAGCGCAATCAATTTTACAATGGTcttaaaagataaaaaaaaaaaacttcaATCCTTAcgatatttaaaaaagaaaaataaaaatgcaaatacAAATGTAAATAGGTATCCTGAAAGAGAAACCAATTCAAAGgaaacaaaacaaaatgatagTGACGAGAATAAACAAAACTATTTGGATGATGATGATTTACCAAGCTATAATAGTAATGATGATGCATTAATTAAAGACAAGGATCAGTTTTCATATATTCTAAATTCAGATGAAGAACCATATGAAATCAAAGAagaaaatcaaataaatatatcaaataaaaataaacaaaaagagTTCcacataaattttgtattaacATCAGTAGCTTTAAACATTCCACCAGGAATGGTATAATAACTTTGTAGCCATTTACACAAAAATTGTAACTTAATATTGTTTCTTATTTTCTCATTTGAATGACAGTTTTATGGTTTTTCAAATTTGACTACACCTATAAAGTCTACCACTTTTTCAGtgacatattttttggtatcctctttttatttaactaTTACAATGGAGTActatacataataatactattttttataaccccttttattttattttattttttcattttattttttcattttattttttcattttatatttagttCCATGAAAATGTATGAACTATGTGTGTATGCTTATGCATGTTTGTTGTTTTTGTTATTCTCATTTTTGCGTTTAAGGTTTTATTTCACTAACTTCTACTTTGTGAAACCCGCAAAAAATgcttaaaataaaaaaaatattattttaaaaaataagtgaTTGCACTTTTTCCTACTCATGAATCCTGAGACTAGTTCTCgacattttttgtaaaacatgtttgaaaataaatctaaataatatgtgcatatacctaaaaaaattcagaAAAAGTATTGCATTCATTCCactattaaattataataaaggaAGCATTTGtgtatacaattttaattactcatatttaataatataaaaaatgtataagcaaaatatttcataatataaaaaatgcataaacaaaatatttcataatattcttAGTATATAATAGCATATGctatgtacatataaatgGGAAAGATGAACTAAAAATGATTAAAATACGAcgaataaatttatataaaaagattAAGGAGAAGATCCCTTATGGAGTTAAACAAAGCCAAAACTATAAAGATGCAAAAAAACAAGAAAGATTATCTTTAGAGGCTAATAggaaattaaaagaaagtCGAGGTATGTTATTAgagggaaaaaaaaacttattCATGTGTTTAAGGCAAAATAGTGATATAAATTGGTATAGAGCTGgtcaaattttaaaacatttagAAATCCATCAAAGAGCTAAACCAGAAATAACTTCAAAAATGagagaaaaaattacaGATATCgctaattttgtaaaaaaggGAAGATAAcacttaattttttataaacatacCCCATGGATACAAACTTTGATGTTGTTGCAAAATTGAACAACCGAAGTTATCGCAAAATTGTTATACACTCTGGTCAGTAACAATTAATTGGACTATAATGAACTGATTTAATGCAACTAAAGAGGGTATTTTctcatttatttaaatgaattacCATGTTGTAATTGTACATGatattcgttttttttttcatattattctATCGTGCTATAATACAATACTTTATACCTTTTTCATGTGTgtttttttccaaattgCACACATTTGATTGCAAATAGTAATCCTAGTTTggtttacaaaataattcatgttattttttaagtattttttattaataactATGAGTGTAGATAAAAACAtgatatgatatatttacaattatgtttattaaaaaaggaaagagGAAGCATAATAAGagtgaaaaataaaataattataaagataaaacattaagataaatttaataaaaaaaaaaattaaactaaattaaattaacaCATAATAGCATTCATATGTATAAACACCGCATGTATTGGTACGTACACACATGATACGCACATAACACAAATATACGTATATACATacgtacatatataatattaatatgaaatattatacattaataaaaaaataaaacatattaatactatttgattaaattttcaaaaaaaaataaaaaaaaaaattaaattactAAGAGACAAAAATtgaagaaagaaaaaaaaaaaaaaatcaaaagcgaaaaaaaaatacataataataaacccgtaatgaaaaaatatgtacatacaTAATAGGAAATACATatcttatataatttatatgtatatcgtattattatgtatgatactatatttttatttttcgaaTCTTATTCaggtttattttttccaaataatttaatacttcatatatttaaatcattATGACAAAATAATGTTACAATTTTTGTCAACAACACATTCGATTTATATCCGTTTCACACATtcacaaaataattcaaataaataattccaACTCCATGCGAcaaatacatatacatataaatattcatgtGCTATTATGTACACGTAAAATAATCCTCTAACTTAAAAATTTCATATTACTATTCTGTTTTAATTTCCGATTTagaattcatataatacatCGATgaatcatttatatttccattCCCATCTTCATTTGCATATCCATTAAAATTGGTACCTCCATTTTGATCATACgaattattactattattattttcacctTGAGTATTATTACccatatcattattattgtcatttatatgatccattaaattgtttatcATATCTGGATTCATATTCCCAtggttattattattgttttggATTCCATAAGTTTGATCTATCATATTATGGTTAGCCATTTCATTATCCATCTGACCATATAcagaattattattatttgcagCATGATTCATTCCTCCATGttctaaattatttttattgtcatcaatcaaaaaattgtttaacgaattcattttttctccTGACGCATTAGATCCATCTATATTTGgtacataattatttatattatcaccATGCCCAgtaacattattatttgcaaTAATATTTCCTACTCCTCCTGtatgtaaattattaaaattatagcCATTCATAtgattcattttattaacttgatttatattattattcattggGGTTCCGAGATTCCTCCCATCCATTCCtgtattatcattttctaaattaggatcttttccatttatatttgatggatccattattttattatcattggGTGCATTCATAACTCCATTCGGGTCTAATCCATTTATTGCATTTAAATCAGCAATGTTATTCATACCTGGTGGTACTACAACCATACCATTATTTCCAACCCCAGGGGtagcataatttttaaatgcaCCGATATTCCCCggataattattattaattggATTTGATATATTGCCAATATTAGAAATATTTCCAGAGCTACCTCCATGCATATTCATATCCATATTTGGATTATTACCAACTGCCCCGTTTATCATTCCCATATTAttcatcatattattattcccaaaattatttgaagtAAAATTTGATGCATTATTATCAACACCACCATTAGCAAAATTATCTTtaaaattcatatttatcataCCATTTTG
This Plasmodium chabaudi chabaudi strain AS genome assembly, chromosome: 12 DNA region includes the following protein-coding sequences:
- a CDS encoding conserved protein, unknown function (term=annotation;date=20180518;qualifier=removed_product=conserved Plasmodium protein, unknown function;qualifier=added_product=conserved protein, unknown function;curatorName=ucb@sanger.ac.uk); protein product: MNFVKTYIYKQEYTEEGIKELEKDARSVKEIDENKILKDLPEFKRGNNFLSLSEQLELNKNNKGNTTKENQDNSNLLDIPNLNEENIDLYGNHEIFDNYSFEKIQEREKEVANEYKEAIKDYVKKKELKNITSHDDILKDDINHDFKKIKKEIINKKKNNNETKTNVKAIIKTTKKKNDNSNSDNKNGQHKELLKNNEQPQQTSFLLSGYSDNSDD
- a CDS encoding conserved protein, unknown function (term=annotation;date=20180518;qualifier=removed_product=conserved Plasmodium protein, unknown function;qualifier=added_product=conserved protein, unknown function;curatorName=ucb@sanger.ac.uk), with translation MIKIRRINLYKKIKEKIPYGVKQSQNYKDAKKQERLSLEANRKLKESRGMLLEGKKNLFMCLRQNSDINWYRAGQILKHLEIHQRAKPEITSKMREKITDIANFVKKGR